GTCGAGCGCTTCGTCGGCGACCCAGTTGGCCATGCCCGACGCGGCCAGCGCGGCGTCCCAGGTGGCCTCGACGGCGACGGTGTCGGCGTCCCAGTCGCCGCCGCCGTCGGCGCAGAAGTCCTCGACGGACTGGACGTAGTCGGCGTCGTGGACGGCGGCGACCTGTTCGACGGTCGCGTTCGCTGGGGCGACGTACTCGACGCCGTGACACTCCGAGAGGCCCTGGCGGATGGCGCGCAGGCGGTCGGGGCTCTCGGGGTGGCGCTTGCCGGTGTCGTGGTCGAGACAGGCCTCCCGGTAGCCGAAGTTCATACGGTCACTCGTAGTACTGGCTCAGTCGAAAGTAGGCCTCGACGTCCTCGGCTTTGACGGTCCGCCGGTCGGCGTGGCGCGCCAGATCCGCGGCGGCCGCGGCCACGCGGTCGGCGTACGCCTCCAGGTCGGACGCCAGCGCGAGGCGTGCGTCCATGGAGACGCGGTAGTCGTCGATGTCGAGGCGAGCGATGCGGTCGACCGGCGCGATCGGCAGTTCCAGCTCGTCTTTGTCCCCGCTCGGTTCGGTCCCGAAATCCGACGCCATCAGCGTCTTCCGCCCGTCCCCGGTCGCCACGTCGGCCGCGTCGACCGCCCGCTCGGCACCGCGCTCCTGGATGCGGCGGGCGAGTTCCTCGGCGGCCTCGGCGCTGACGCGCAAACTCCCGGCGTTGCGCCGGATGATGGTGTCGACCGGCGCGAACGGTAGCTCGACGCTCATAGCACACAAGCGGGCCGTTCCGGCCTTAAGCGTTTCCGAAAGTCGCTCTCGGCCCTCGACGGCCGCTCCGAGGTCGCGATCCGCCGTCGCCACGCGATCGCTTCGACCGCAGCCGGAAGTCCGATATCGACCGTTCTCGGTCGTCTGTCCCGTCAGAACACGTCGTCGGCGTCGAGTCGGTCGTCGGCCATCGCGCCGCGGACGGTCACTTCCTGCCCGAGCGTCAGCGCCGCGTCGGTGTCGACCTGCATCGTCTCCTGACCGTCGTCCAGGATGACCGGATCGCCAGTCTGAACGACCGTCCCCGTGAACTCCACCTCTTCCGCCGCGGCCGCCGCGGCCCCACCGTCGGCGCCCCCACCGGCCGACGCCGCCCCCTCGGACCCGCCGTCGCCGCTCGTGCCGGAGTCGGCGCCGTCACCGTCACCGGTGAACGCGCCGAGCCCGGCGTCCGACCCGCTCGAACCCCCACTCCCGCCGCTCGCACCCGACCCGGACCCGCCCGGCGAGGGTGCGGCCGAGCCCGCACCGGTGTCCTCGTCGAGGACGACCACCGTCGACTGCCAGCCCGCCGACGCCTCGAGGTCGTCCTGCCAGCCGTCCTGGATCTCGGCGTCGGCGACGAACACCTCGTCGCCCGGCGCGATCTCCTTGTCGGCTTTCTCGCCCCACAGCGCCACCCGGATGTCGCCCGTGTCGTCCTGCACGCGGATGTTCCGGACCTGCCCCTCCGAGCCGTCGTCGCGGTCGAAGGTACGCTTTGGGTCGGCCGAACGGACGACGCCGGCCAGATCGACCACCTCGTCCATCTCCACGGCGCCGACGGCGTCGGCCTCCGGCGTGAACTCGACGGTCTCGTCGATCTCGTCGATCGCCCCGTGGTCGCCGACGTGCAGCTCCAGATCGCCCTCCCGCTCGCGGACGTAGCCGTCGACCACCTCGACGGCCGTGCCGGGTTCGAGCTCCGTCGCGCGGTCGGCGCGGTCGTCCCACATCGTCACGCGCACGCGGCCGGTCTCGTCGCCCAGTAGCAGGTTCGACACCTTCCCCTCCGACCCGTCGTCGCGGTCGAACGTGCGGATCGAGTCCGTCTCCAGGACGATCCCCCGGACGTTCACGTCCGATTGGCCCATCGTCAGTGCGTCGACGGTCGACCCGTCGCCCAGTTCCACGTCGATCTCGGCGTCGTCGTCCGGTTCGGCCTTGTCGACGGAGACTTCGAGGCCGTTGTAACCGTCTTTCGGGCGGCCGGCGATCCGGAGGACCTGCCCCTCCTCCAGTTCGCCCTCGACCACGGACTCGGCCTGCTGGTCCCAGAAGGCCAGCCGGACGGTACCGGTCTCGTCGGCCGCTTCGACGTTGGCGACGCGCCCGTCCTCGTCCTCGCCGTCGCGTTCGAACGTGCGCAACTCACCGATCGAGACCACCTTCGCGAGGAACTTCACCTCCTCCATGCCCGGTTCGATGTCCGCGACGGTGTCGACTTCCCCTTCGTTGAGCTCGTGGGCGAGCAGCATCGCCGCCGTCTCCTCGTCCGCGAGCCCGCCCATCTGCTCGACTTTCTCTTCGACGGCCTCGCGGAACTCCTCCTCGGAGACGTCCGTATCCAGATCCGCGTAGACCTCCTCGATCGCTCCCATTAGTATAGCCGTTGGCATGGTTGCGCTCCGCTTAAGCGTTGTCGTTGGCCCGCTACCCCGCCCTCGTCGCTCGATCTCGTCGCGCCTTCGAACGCCGATAACGCCGGCGTGTCGACGGTCCGCCTCGCCCCTCTCGCGTTCATGATCCGGGTTGGTCCGGGCTTCGGTGATAAAGTCGAGGGTGGTCGGCGGGTTCGCGCGGGCGCCGGTCGGGTCGCAGGCGCTCGACGGCCCCCGACGAGCGCAACCGTGCGCGGCCGGACGCTATCGGGACTCCGAGGTGACGCGCGTGTCCTCGCCGTCGTGGCCGTGGACGACGACGACCTCGCGGGGGAGCGCGCTGTCGAGCGCCACTGTCGCCTCGTAGTCGATCTCGGTGAGACACTCGGCGCACATCGTGTCGGTGTCGGCGTCGGATTCGGCACCGACGACGACGGTGAGCGTCCCACCGTCGAGGCGAACGTCCGACAGGACGGCCGTGTAGCAGGCGTCCGACCCCCAGGTCGTCCCCGTCACGGTGACCGTGCCGGCGTTTCCGTCGAAGCCGACCGAGGCGTCGTCGGTCTGACCGCCGCAGCCGCTGTCGGTCACTTCCAGCGACGAATCCGTGACCCCGCTGGGCGTCGCCGACGGCTCGCCGTCGGGCGTCTCGCTCACGGTATCCTCGGGCGAGTCGCTCGGCGTGGCGCTCGGGTCGTCGGTTCCGTCGGGGTGTGGCTCGGTCACGGTATCGCCGTCTCGGTCGGGCGTCACCGCCGGGTCGGTGGTCGCGGGGTCGTCGGACGGCGTAGCGGCCGGTTCGTCGGTGTCGGCCGGTTCGTCGGTATCGGTCGGTTGGCCGCCGGGTCCGTCGGACAGACAGCCGGTCAGGGCGAGCGTGCCCGCGGCGCCGAGGCCGCGGAGGAGGGTGCGTCGCTTCACGACGTGACAGACGAGCGGTCGGATAAAGGGCCTTGTCGACGTTCAAGCGATCCTTTGACACTGCCCGGACGGATCGTAACCCCTTTACAATCAACCGCGGTACGTAGAAGTGAGTCCGGGTAGGGTAGTGGACTATCCTCTTGGCTTGCGGAGCCAGGGACCGGAGTTCGAATCTCCGCTCGGACGTTTCTGCCGACCGCAACACGACGAGCGTAGCGAGGAGTCTGCGGTCGGCGAAACTCCACGCGGAGATTGGAGCAGACCAGTGGCAGCCCGCGCAGGGAGCGTAGCGACCGAGCAGGAACCTCTGGGCAAGTTCGAATCTCCGCTCGGACGTTCACTTCGTTCACGACCGACGAGCCCAGCGCTCGCACCGCTCGCGCTGGACTCCGCTCGGACGTTCCTTCGCGAACTACGCCGCGAGCGACTGTTCTGTCGCTCGCATCCGTGAGCAAGCGACCGTCCCGAGGAGATTCGAGCAGGGAAGTCGCACGCCCGGGAAGCGACCGCAGGGAGCGACCCGGAACGTCTTCACGAGTTCGAATCTCCGCTCGGACGTTCACTTCGTTCACGACCGACGAGCCCAGCGCTCGCACCGCTCGCGCTGGACTCCGCTCGGGCGGTTCCGTTCGGTCGTCACTCGCCGAGCGTCGCGTCTATCCCGAAGAGGAGAGGTTCGGACGGCCGGCGACGGCGAGCGAACGTCCCGCTCAGGCGAACCTGTCGATCAGGTAGCCGCCGACGGCGCCGAGCCCGGCGTTGATCGCCAGCGCGACCAGTTCGGCGACGACGATGACGCCGACCAGGACGGCGCCGCCCGCGAGCTGACCGATCGCGTCGGCACCGGCGAGGAACCCGCCCGCGACGGCCACGAGCAGCGGGACCGTCAGCACCCAGCCGACCAGTCCGGCCACGGCGCCGATACGCAGGCCGGACCCGCTCTCGCCGTACAGGTACGCCGCGGCCCCGCCGCCCGCGACCGCCGCCCCGGGGATGAACGAGACCAGCGCCGTCACCGCGGCGCCGTAGACGGCGCAGGCGCGGAACGTCGCGGTCGTTCCGCCCTCGCGGGTGACCCGGCGACGGGTACGCCGGCGAGCGACGACGAACGCCGCGGCGACGGCGACCAACAGCAGTCCGGTCACGGCGAGCCCGGCCGCGAACCAGTCGACGAACGGGACCCCGGCATCGATCGCTTCCGCGGGCGTCAGTCCGTTTACCTCGACCTCCTCGCTGGTGACGAAGTCGGCGATCAGCGCCCGGTCGACGCGAGCGTACATCGCGGCGCCGACCGCCGTCAGCGCGAGTCCGATCAGTCCGGTCACGATACCCAGCAGCCAGTCGACCGCCGCCGGCACCGGGTCGCGCCCGTCCGTCGGTTCGTCGGCCGCGGGTCGACCAGCGTCGTGTACGGTATCTACGTCCGTCATATCTACCGATAGACACCCCGAGTAATTATACCTGCAAGCCGCGCTTCTCGGCCGGAAGAGCGGCGAGTGATTTAAGTACCCTCACAGAACGAGCCGCAGATTCGGGGGTTGGAGTCAGTAGTCACCCAGGACGCCGAGCCGTCGAGCGCGGCGGGTCGCCAGTTCGAAGACGACGTAACCGAGACCGAGGTAGACGGCGGCGACACCGACGAGGACGGCGAGGTCGAGGGGGGCGAACTCCCAGAGACGAGTCCCGTCGATCATCGCCCGCTGGAGGAGTGCGCTGCCGTGGGCCAGCGGGAGCAGTCGCGTCCAGCCCAGGTCGAACGCGGGCGCGGAGATCAGCACGACGAACCCGAACTGGAGGAGGTTCAGCCAGTTACCGATCTGCTTGTAGAGGACGGTGATCCCGCCGGCGGCGAAGCCCAGTCCCAGGACGGAGACGACGCTGAGTCCAGCGACGACGACCACGGTGAGGACGGGCACCCCGAGTCCGGTATCGGTGATCGCGAGCATCACCGCCAGGATGACCGCCGAGGTGAGGAACGTGCGGACGAGCTTGGCCACGCCTTTCAGCAGCGCGACGGGTGCGAAGCCGAACGGCGTCATGACGTGGCGTTCGAGCGTGCCCCACTGGACCTCGCTGCCGATGTCGTTGGAGATCGAGGAGTACGCGCCGACCGAGAGCGTCCAGAGGAAGTAGCCGACGACGATCCCCGCCAGCGAGTCGGTGAGCGCCCGTCCGGCGACCATCTCCCCGCCGTAGAACAACAGGCCGAAGAAAAACAGCGAGACGACGATCCCCCCGATAGCGTTGGCCGGGTAGCGGACGAAGATCAGATACTCGCGGTAGAGCACCTGTTTCGCGAGTTCGGCGTAGGTCGCCCGCTGGGGGGTGACGCCCGCGTCGAGGCTCGTCTCGCTCGCGTCGAGGCCCGCGTCGCTCATCGGCGCTCCCCCGAGCCCGTGATGTCGACGAAGACGTCCTCCAGGTCCGGTTCGACGGTCCGGACCCGGTCGAGGGTCACGTCGTGGGCCCGGAGCGTCGCCATCAGGTCGTAGAGCCCGTCGCTGTCGACGGTCGCCGCAACGTGTGCGCCGCGGTCGCGGCGGTCGACGACGGCGAGAGCGAACCGCTCGCGCAGCGTCGCGAGCAGGCCGTCGTCGAAGTCCGCGCTGGTGACGTGTATCTCGTGGGTGTCACTTCCACCGAGTAGCGCCTCGACCGTGTCGTCGGCGATGACCCGCCCCTCGGACATGATGACGACGCGGTCACAGACCGTCTCGACCACGTCCATGTTGTGACTGGAGAGGACGACCGTCAGCCCCTCGTCGGCCGCTAACCGGCGCAGTTCCGTCTGGAGGGTTCGGGCGCTCTCGACGTCGAGCCCGAGCGTCGGCTCGTCGAGGAAGACCACGTCCGCACCGCCGGCGAGGACGCTCGCCAGCGACACCTTCTGTTTCATCCCCCGCGAGAGGTCTCGGACCGCCACGTCGGCGTGGGCCGCGAGGTCGAGCCGTTCGAGCAGGCGGTCGTGGCGGGCCTGCACCGAGTCGGGGTCGACGCCGCTGACGGTGGCGAAGTAGCGCAGGTTCTCCCGGACGGTCAGCCGCCAGTAGTCGTTGCGCGCGCCCTCCAGCAGCGCGTCGACCCGGGAGTAGGCGGCTCGCGGGCGCTCGCGGGCGTCGATACCGTCGATGTGGACCGACCCCTCGTCGGGCAGGACCATCCCGAGGATCGACTTGACCAGCGTCGTCTTGCCGGCGCCGTTGGGGCCGAGCAGGCCGACGATGGCCCCGCGGTCGATCGAGAGCGACACGTCGTCGACCGCGACGGTGGCGTCGGGACCGCTCCCGAACCGCTTGCCGAGCCCTTCGACGGCGACGACGGTGTCGGCCGGCTCGGCGAGCGCCGTGGCATCGTCGTCCGCGGCCTCCTCGTGGTCCGCCGACCGCCCGGCGGCCGTCGCCTGTGACCCGGTCTCGGCCCGCCGGTGGGCAGTCGATTCCGGGTCCGTTCTGCCAGTCATCGCCGGTCGTAGGGGCCCGATCGGCAAAAGGGACGCGCGGTCGTCGAGGGTGAGGGCACCGGGAACGCAGCCCACAGGGATTTGTCCAGAGCGGCCCGGTGTCCGGTATGGAGCGAGTCAGTTTCGACGACGCCGAGACGTACGAACCGGACGAAGGGTGGCGCCGCGTCGCACTGGCGGGCGACGACGACGTGAGCCTCGAGTACTTCGAGAAGCCGCCGGGCCACTCCTCGCCGATGCACGACCACGAGAACGGCCAGGTGTGTCTCGTCCTCGACGGCGAGCTGACCGTCCACACCGGCGAGGAAAGCGAGCGCCTCGAACGGCACGACTCGGTGTGGCTCGACCCCTGGGAGGCCCACCGCGTCGAGAACGAGAGCGAGGAGCCGGCCGTCGGCCTCGACATCTTCGTCCCCGGACGCTCGTTCGACTTCTGGACCGACCGCGAGGAGTGAACGGCGAACGGGTCGGTGGGTCGGCGTTCAGCTCGACGACCGACGGTCCTCTCGGTGGTCGCCGACGCGGTCTGCGGTTCGCGGTGGGCCCCGGATCGACGGGGCGAGCACGCGGCGGGCGATCCCCGGTGCGAACAGCGTCGACGGCGCGTCGGTCATCGAGAGGACGCGGACGAACGCGTCGGTGAGGCGCCCGTCGGTGTGGGCTCGCCGGAGGAGTCGCCCGAGATACCAGTCGACGAGGCCGGTCCCACGCGGCTTCGGCCCATCGGTTTCGGGGTAGCCGAAGTCGGAGCCGACCGCCAGCGACCACGCGATATCGACGACCGGCGACACGCGGTCGAAGAGTCGCGGCCCGAGCGCGTGGGTGCCGGCGGCCAGCACGTGGTGGAGCGCGAGCGCCTCCAGCGCCGCGACCGACATCCCCTGGGCGTAGACGGGGTTGAAGCTCGCGACGGCGTCACCGACGACGACCAAGGTCTCGGGGAACCGGTCGAGCGCCTCGTAGCGGTTCCGACGGTTCGCGGGGAAGCGGTAGGCGTGGACGTCGTCGGCCCACGCGTGCTCGTCGAGGATGCGCTTCACGTCGGGCGTCGGGAGCGTGTCGGCGAAGGCCGCGAAGCCGGCGCGGTCGGTCGGCGGCGTCTCGCCGTGGACGCCGTGGACGTTGACGACCCAGCGGTCGCCGTCGACGGGTGCGGCCATGCCGCCGCGACTGCGGGGCGCCGAGGCGGGTAGCAGGAACGTCCGCCGGTCGTCGTGGGGCCGTTCGACGGTGGTCGTGCTGTAGGCCACGTCGATGGTCACCTCGTCGACCGGAGGCGCCGCAAAGCCGTTGGCGTCGAGCCACTGGGGTGTCCGACTCGCGCGACCGGTGGCGTCGACGACCAGGTCGGCGTCGAGTTCGCGCGCATCCCCGTCCGCGCGGACGAGGAGGCCGCCGACCGCGGTTCCCGTCGGATCGAGGCGGTACTCGATGCACTGGGTGTTCGGGCGAACGGTGACGCGGTCGTGGGCGGTGGCGTGTTCGCGGACGACGTGCTCGAACAGGGGACGGCTGGCCGAGACGGTCTCGCGGCGCGTCGGCCCCGGCGCGAGATACGCTCCCTCGGCGTAGAAACGGACCTCGCCGGCGAAGTCGGTTATGACGCCGCCGCCCGCGATGACGTCCTCGCTGGTTCCGGGGAGCAGGTCCTCGACGGTCGCCCGGCCGCCCGCCAGCAGCGCGTGGGGGTGGTGTCCCTGCGGGACGCCACCGCGCGTGACCGGTTCGTCGGGCAGGTCGTCGCTGTCGAGCACCGTCACCTCGTCGTAGCCGTCGGCCAGCACGCGTGCGGCGAGCAGCCCCGCCACGCTCGCACCGACGACGACGGCGCGCTCGCCGGCGTCGGCGACGGCGTCCGGGTCGTAGCGGGGGAGCCCCGCGACGGTCACGTCACCCACCGCCCGGGTCCGAGCGCGCGCAGGTCGGCCGACGATTCGGTATCGGATCGAGTCTGGTTGCTGTGTGGTAGCATCACTCGAACGGTGGCGCTCGACGGCAATAACTGTACTCAGCACGACAGTACTGTCCGAGAACTGACCGGCCGTGTGGCCGTCGTCTCCGGTGGTTTCGGGTGTATCGGTCCGATCCGGGACAGGACCGGGAGCGCACCGGAAGTGCGGTCGGTGTGGTCGGTGGGGTGGTCAGTCGGTGACTGCGACGACGGTGCCGGTCGCGTCGAGTCGGAAGCGACGGCGGTCGCCGCTCTCGGACACCACGACCCAGAGCGAGGGCGGCTCGGTCGAGTGGACTTGTTCGCTCCAGCGGAGGCCGCGCCGGACCGCCGCCCACGTGGCCGGGACGTGTTCGGTCCCGTGGTCGTCGTAGAAGGCGGCGAGCGCGGGGTGGTGACTCACCGGCGCGTAGGCGGGGCTGCGCCAGTCGAACTTGCAGGCTCCACAGTCGAACGTGACCACCCCGCGGAACGCCGACCCGCAGGCGTCGCAAACACCGCCCGCATCGTGGTCGGTACAGACGTCGAGGGCGCCCTCGACGCTGCCGCCGCACTCCGGACAGACGCCGCGACAGACGGCCGCGAAGCGGTGGATTGAGTATGTGATCGTCGCGTCGAGGACCGCGTCGGCGTCGCGGTCGCGCAGGCCCCGCGGCGGGAGCCCGAATCCGAAGATCGCGCCCTCCCGACCGGACCAGTACCCCTCGCAGTCCGTACACCGCGCCCACGTCGTGCCGTCCTCGTGGATGATCGCCACCTGCCCGCCACAGCGCGCGCAGGTCGCGTCGACGGGCGTCTCCGGGACCGATGGGTCCCCCGTGACACTGCCCGCGACGACCGCGCGGACGACCCTGAACCCCGGGGCTGCGAGTTCGTAGCCCGCGTCGGTCCGGCGGACGAAGTGGCCGGTGAGCCTGCCGAGGTGGTAATTGAAGTTACCGGTGTCGTCGGCGCCGACGAGGTCGAACAGCCGCCGGAACGACACGGCCGAGTCGGGGTCGCGCGGGTCGTACTCCCCCCACAGCGCCCGGAGGATCCCCATGCGCGTCTCGTCGGCCAGCAGCTCGA
This DNA window, taken from Halosimplex litoreum, encodes the following:
- a CDS encoding histone, translated to MSVELPFAPVDTIIRRNAGSLRVSAEAAEELARRIQERGAERAVDAADVATGDGRKTLMASDFGTEPSGDKDELELPIAPVDRIARLDIDDYRVSMDARLALASDLEAYADRVAAAAADLARHADRRTVKAEDVEAYFRLSQYYE
- a CDS encoding single-stranded DNA binding protein codes for the protein MGAIEEVYADLDTDVSEEEFREAVEEKVEQMGGLADEETAAMLLAHELNEGEVDTVADIEPGMEEVKFLAKVVSIGELRTFERDGEDEDGRVANVEAADETGTVRLAFWDQQAESVVEGELEEGQVLRIAGRPKDGYNGLEVSVDKAEPDDDAEIDVELGDGSTVDALTMGQSDVNVRGIVLETDSIRTFDRDDGSEGKVSNLLLGDETGRVRVTMWDDRADRATELEPGTAVEVVDGYVREREGDLELHVGDHGAIDEIDETVEFTPEADAVGAVEMDEVVDLAGVVRSADPKRTFDRDDGSEGQVRNIRVQDDTGDIRVALWGEKADKEIAPGDEVFVADAEIQDGWQDDLEASAGWQSTVVVLDEDTGAGSAAPSPGGSGSGASGGSGGSSGSDAGLGAFTGDGDGADSGTSGDGGSEGAASAGGGADGGAAAAAAEEVEFTGTVVQTGDPVILDDGQETMQVDTDAALTLGQEVTVRGAMADDRLDADDVF
- a CDS encoding RodZ family helix-turn-helix domain-containing protein — encoded protein: MKRRTLLRGLGAAGTLALTGCLSDGPGGQPTDTDEPADTDEPAATPSDDPATTDPAVTPDRDGDTVTEPHPDGTDDPSATPSDSPEDTVSETPDGEPSATPSGVTDSSLEVTDSGCGGQTDDASVGFDGNAGTVTVTGTTWGSDACYTAVLSDVRLDGGTLTVVVGAESDADTDTMCAECLTEIDYEATVALDSALPREVVVVHGHDGEDTRVTSESR
- a CDS encoding DUF5518 domain-containing protein: MTDVDTVHDAGRPAADEPTDGRDPVPAAVDWLLGIVTGLIGLALTAVGAAMYARVDRALIADFVTSEEVEVNGLTPAEAIDAGVPFVDWFAAGLAVTGLLLVAVAAAFVVARRRTRRRVTREGGTTATFRACAVYGAAVTALVSFIPGAAVAGGGAAAYLYGESGSGLRIGAVAGLVGWVLTVPLLVAVAGGFLAGADAIGQLAGGAVLVGVIVVAELVALAINAGLGAVGGYLIDRFA
- a CDS encoding ABC transporter permease yields the protein MSDAGLDASETSLDAGVTPQRATYAELAKQVLYREYLIFVRYPANAIGGIVVSLFFFGLLFYGGEMVAGRALTDSLAGIVVGYFLWTLSVGAYSSISNDIGSEVQWGTLERHVMTPFGFAPVALLKGVAKLVRTFLTSAVILAVMLAITDTGLGVPVLTVVVVAGLSVVSVLGLGFAAGGITVLYKQIGNWLNLLQFGFVVLISAPAFDLGWTRLLPLAHGSALLQRAMIDGTRLWEFAPLDLAVLVGVAAVYLGLGYVVFELATRRARRLGVLGDY
- a CDS encoding ABC transporter ATP-binding protein; translation: MTGRTDPESTAHRRAETGSQATAAGRSADHEEAADDDATALAEPADTVVAVEGLGKRFGSGPDATVAVDDVSLSIDRGAIVGLLGPNGAGKTTLVKSILGMVLPDEGSVHIDGIDARERPRAAYSRVDALLEGARNDYWRLTVRENLRYFATVSGVDPDSVQARHDRLLERLDLAAHADVAVRDLSRGMKQKVSLASVLAGGADVVFLDEPTLGLDVESARTLQTELRRLAADEGLTVVLSSHNMDVVETVCDRVVIMSEGRVIADDTVEALLGGSDTHEIHVTSADFDDGLLATLRERFALAVVDRRDRGAHVAATVDSDGLYDLMATLRAHDVTLDRVRTVEPDLEDVFVDITGSGERR
- a CDS encoding cupin domain-containing protein, producing MERVSFDDAETYEPDEGWRRVALAGDDDVSLEYFEKPPGHSSPMHDHENGQVCLVLDGELTVHTGEESERLERHDSVWLDPWEAHRVENESEEPAVGLDIFVPGRSFDFWTDREE
- a CDS encoding FAD-dependent oxidoreductase, which encodes MGDVTVAGLPRYDPDAVADAGERAVVVGASVAGLLAARVLADGYDEVTVLDSDDLPDEPVTRGGVPQGHHPHALLAGGRATVEDLLPGTSEDVIAGGGVITDFAGEVRFYAEGAYLAPGPTRRETVSASRPLFEHVVREHATAHDRVTVRPNTQCIEYRLDPTGTAVGGLLVRADGDARELDADLVVDATGRASRTPQWLDANGFAAPPVDEVTIDVAYSTTTVERPHDDRRTFLLPASAPRSRGGMAAPVDGDRWVVNVHGVHGETPPTDRAGFAAFADTLPTPDVKRILDEHAWADDVHAYRFPANRRNRYEALDRFPETLVVVGDAVASFNPVYAQGMSVAALEALALHHVLAAGTHALGPRLFDRVSPVVDIAWSLAVGSDFGYPETDGPKPRGTGLVDWYLGRLLRRAHTDGRLTDAFVRVLSMTDAPSTLFAPGIARRVLAPSIRGPPRTADRVGDHREDRRSSS
- a CDS encoding winged helix-turn-helix domain-containing protein is translated as MGVTSDDEGDESALAPDAAFELLADETRMGILRALWGEYDPRDPDSAVSFRRLFDLVGADDTGNFNYHLGRLTGHFVRRTDAGYELAAPGFRVVRAVVAGSVTGDPSVPETPVDATCARCGGQVAIIHEDGTTWARCTDCEGYWSGREGAIFGFGLPPRGLRDRDADAVLDATITYSIHRFAAVCRGVCPECGGSVEGALDVCTDHDAGGVCDACGSAFRGVVTFDCGACKFDWRSPAYAPVSHHPALAAFYDDHGTEHVPATWAAVRRGLRWSEQVHSTEPPSLWVVVSESGDRRRFRLDATGTVVAVTD